In Sordaria macrospora chromosome 3, complete sequence, a single genomic region encodes these proteins:
- a CDS encoding mitochondrial 37S ribosomal protein bS21m, whose amino-acid sequence MELRSALQSVCRTTVAAASMASAARPNMVVGRHTAFFSTSARAQYPPPPNPYVSGKLRIDSLRAALANRKPGGTTTSSSSALPPRPPSANDNPWTIVDAINKDSSAPSSSGSGTLYSSRHSPRHSSSPMQTWNETDFETRHMAPQQELNIRLRPSTGRTFYVSGHQDFATALKQLNRAVAMNQVRKDVRLQRFHERPALKRKRKLRERWRVRFKDGFKAAVNRAFELKNQGW is encoded by the coding sequence ATGGAGCTCCGTTCAGCACTCCAGTCCGTCTGCCGCACGACGGTAGCGGCCGCCTCCATGGCCAGCGCCGCCCGGCCCAACATGGTCGTCGGTCGCCATACTGCCTTCTTCTCTACCAGCGCCCGCGCGCAAtacccgccgccgcccaacCCCTACGTTTCGGGCAAGTTGCGCATCGATTCTCTCCGAGCGGCTCTCGCGAACCGGAAGCCcggcggcaccaccacctcatcctcctctgctctccctccccgtcccccCTCCGCCAACGACAACCCCTGGACCATCGTCGacgccatcaacaaggacAGCAGCgccccctcttcttcgggAAGCGGCACCCTTTACTCCTCCAGGCACTCCCCCAGGCACTCTTCCTCGCCCATGCAGACCTGGAACGAGACCGATTTCGAGACCCGCCACATGGCTCCCCAGCAGGAGCTCAACATCCGCCTCCGTCCGTCAACGGGCAGGACGTTCTACGTGTCGGGACATCAGGATTTCGCGACCGCGCTGAAGCAGCTGAACAGGGCGGTTGCGATGAATCAGGTGAGGAAGGATGTGCGGTTGCAGAGGTTCCACGAGCGTCCGGCGctcaagaggaagaggaagctgagAGAGAGGTGGAGAGTTCGCTTCAAGGATGGCTTCAAGGCGGCGGTTAACAGGGCCTTCGAGTTGAAGAACCAGGGGTGGTAA